Proteins found in one Syntrophorhabdaceae bacterium genomic segment:
- the cobO gene encoding cob(I)yrinic acid a,c-diamide adenosyltransferase gives MKQEKGYIIVLTGDGKGKTTSALGMAMRAVGQGIRVVMLQFLKGAWRYGELETARRLGPDFTLRPLGDRFIHVNPDNPDPADVETARKAWETCKEVLFSGDCGMLILDEINNAIAYGLLPVDDVLDALERRPHNLHVVLTGRAAHPRLLEIADLITEVKEVKHPYRQGAAARKGIEY, from the coding sequence ATGAAACAGGAGAAAGGATATATAATCGTCCTGACAGGGGACGGAAAAGGCAAGACAACGTCTGCCCTCGGTATGGCAATGCGGGCTGTCGGGCAGGGAATCAGGGTTGTTATGCTCCAGTTCCTCAAGGGCGCGTGGCGCTACGGAGAACTGGAGACGGCCAGGAGACTCGGGCCTGATTTTACTCTCCGTCCACTCGGCGATAGATTTATCCACGTAAATCCCGACAATCCGGACCCTGCCGATGTGGAGACGGCCCGGAAGGCATGGGAGACCTGTAAAGAGGTTTTATTTTCCGGGGATTGCGGAATGCTCATACTGGACGAGATCAATAACGCGATAGCCTACGGATTACTTCCCGTCGATGACGTACTGGACGCCCTTGAAAGGCGCCCACACAACCTGCACGTGGTCCTCACCGGCAGGGCCGCCCATCCGCGACTCCTGGAAATAGCCGACTTGATAACAGAGGTCAAAGAAGTGAAGCACCCTTACCGGCAGGGTGCGGCGGCGCGAAAGGGAATAGAATACTAA
- the ubiE gene encoding bifunctional demethylmenaquinone methyltransferase/2-methoxy-6-polyprenyl-1,4-benzoquinol methylase UbiE yields MEKRSKNRYPSVSQMDNAEHVGIVKEIFSTITARYDLLNHVLSLGFDIFWRRFTVKKMRFFKAFRLLDIATGTGDLAIYAAKAYPRITITGLDFTGSMLETGKTKISRKGLGRSISLVQGDAMSLPFPDNTFDVVSIAFGIRNIPDRKTAISEMIRVLVPGGRFMVLEMTFARHSLFSRMIRFYLNSILPSIAGKITANPGAYHYLADSIMNFPSSAEFAGFLEDLGLREVATYPLTFGVTCLYSGLKPHD; encoded by the coding sequence ATGGAAAAACGTTCGAAGAATAGATATCCTTCCGTTTCACAAATGGACAACGCGGAGCATGTCGGTATAGTAAAAGAGATATTTTCGACCATAACCGCGCGGTATGATCTCCTGAATCACGTGCTCAGCCTGGGATTTGATATCTTCTGGCGCAGATTTACCGTGAAGAAGATGCGCTTTTTCAAGGCCTTCCGTCTCCTTGACATTGCCACAGGGACCGGGGACCTCGCTATCTATGCCGCAAAGGCATATCCCCGCATTACAATAACAGGTCTTGACTTTACCGGGAGCATGCTCGAAACGGGAAAGACAAAGATCTCCCGCAAGGGTCTTGGCCGAAGCATCTCATTGGTACAGGGTGATGCCATGTCCCTGCCCTTCCCTGACAATACTTTTGATGTTGTTTCCATTGCCTTCGGCATCCGGAATATACCCGACAGAAAAACAGCAATCAGCGAAATGATCCGTGTCCTTGTCCCCGGCGGCAGGTTTATGGTACTGGAGATGACGTTCGCGAGACATTCTCTTTTCAGCAGGATGATCCGGTTCTATCTGAACAGCATTCTGCCTTCCATAGCCGGAAAGATCACAGCAAATCCCGGCGCCTATCATTACCTGGCAGATTCGATCATGAATTTTCCTTCATCTGCTGAATTTGCAGGCTTTCTTGAAGATCTGGGTCTCAGGGAGGTTGCTACATACCCCCTTACTTTTGGTGTTACCTGCCTCTATTCCGGCTTGAAACCTCATGATTAG